The genomic window TCGCCTGAGgagtaaaaacaattaaagctACTTACCAGATGTGCAAGTAATTAAGCCAATTTACCATGAGGCAGCCATATAGGCAGCTGGCTTATACATTAAACTAATTCTCTgtgtttcaaaattaattttaactaggGCACATTCATGTAAGTTTTAATAGCGTTGATGAACCGAAAGTGAATgaacaaaagtatttttatcaaaatctaatttatatatgaacatcaataaaaatttcatgtaAATTTACTACCACTTTAAGTTTTACCCAAaccaagggcgtagaacggctCAGAAGAACTGGAATCAAACTCACCACCAATCTTttcaatatttcaatatacatctttatatatataattcttctgtgagtgtgtatgtcactgaacttctctcaaacgactggaccgattttgatgaaattttttgtgtgtgttcaaggggatctgggaatggtttagattcacaaatcagcccgccagatggcgctgcagtcggtactttcatactttgctttactaattgcttgaaatatcatgcaggacaacgtctatcgggtccactagtttcTTATATAGGAGCTGCAACCGTTAGCCTCTTTAAGTAGAAGGCATGGCGACATGTATAACACAAgcaaatactaaatataaatttaaatacttattaagtCTTGGAAAATAACATCTTACCCTCTTACGCAGGACGTCTCCACTTGACAATGATGAACGATTTCCCCTTGCTACTTTTTctattgctttttatttttaattatttatttaattttttcaagtGTATATACCGTTTCATTGCAATAGAATTTTCTTTCCGGATACCGTAGTTTTCATATTTTCAGAATGATTATAAATCTATACGTTCAAGCCAAATCTTCGAGTTGAATGCTctccataatattatttgaagcCAATTTGTACAGCCCGTCCCAATAGAACAACGGAAACAGGCAGTTTTCCCCCTTCCATTAGAACTAGTTACTGTAACTGGTCTATGACAAAACACAGGCGTTATAGTTCACAAACTGATTGATAACAGCAGCGAATTTTAACGGTCAATGATATTTCATTTATGTAAACTTAAATTCACCAACGATTAAGCTAAATTCACAGAATTGATCCAATTAATCTATCAGTATCCGCTcattcttttaattttgatgAATGATTATTATCTGAagacaaaatttttgtatttcacTCAAATTTACGGTGCGTCATATTACGTCCTGCTTTTAACTTCGTAGTCCATGGTATCCGAGAGATGTAGTTATAAATAGGTAACTAATAACTAAACTAAGGTCAACTAACTGTACAGGATGGGGAGCGTAAATAGGAcatatgaattaattgtcactAACTGTCGTGTGATAGGGGACGCGTTGTGTCGTAATACTAAGATTGCATTATTGTAACCGAAATTGTTAAGTACATTAGCGTCGGATTCCCAACGTCCCCCTTAAAGCGATGGTACTAGAGTGTGTCAAGTATCAAtttgtcaaatacatatagaaTGTATGGAATGAATAGGTATTGTATTTGGTATAAAAAGCAAAGTACTAATACGACAACGTCTACCATTAAACGCTTAGCAGAATGGTAATCAAACAAATCAacaccttaaatattttacagataAAATGAGACATAGGCGAATATAGTTATTATGGATTGGAAGAATTAGTAACAACAATGATAGTTCTAAAGTCATGGGTCCGGACCAAAACAGTGATTTGTGTGTTATCCATGCTGATGGCCATTGTTTTGCAAGTCACAAGTTTGAGTGGACCCAATGTGTGCACAGTGAAACAGAAGTAAGTAATATTCAATATAACATAATCTcctaaacaaaacaattatcgAAATAGGATCACTATCCTTAGATGTTGGTGTGCCTGTGGAAAACAATAAATcacgtttaatatttaactcgagaagttttttatttaatagtcagTCAGTCAGTCAGTCAATCAGTCTTCTGTATAACAATACtgattctttttaataaacatttcagGTACAACATAACGAAACGTGTGAAGTATCGCGCTCCAATGTCAGTGAGGACATACGAGTGGTGCTTCTCAATACCGCCGAGATGTTCCCGCTGGAAGACCGAGATGAGAGACCTGACGAGACTTGaagtatatacataattgcttatatatacataattggcttgcaataacataatataccaATACACACTACCATTCAATAcattacatacaataaaatcaATCAAGATAACATTCATAATTTCATTTCAATTAGAACGAAACAAATCTCAGaagaattttttatcaacaatatgttataaacaataatcaTACACCTAATATGTGTAaaagaatttgtttttaagtcTCAGCACATTATATATAGTAGTCGTATAACTTAAGAAAGGCGGAaacgtatattaaaatatataatgtaccTTTTTCAGACGCAGGAACGTACTGCAGACGTAGCTGTGTGCTGTCCAGGATATAAAATGAAGGAAGTTTCGTGTGTTCCTATTTGTCCAAACGgaaaaactggcaataaatgcTCAGAAGGCAAGTCAAGCTTTTAATTTGACACTATAGACCTAAGCGGTCCAATTCCTTCGTTTAAttctggttttattttttttagaatgtCCACCAAACAAATGGGGACCAAACTGtgtgaataattgtaaaaaatgtttgaaaggAACTTGTTCACCAATCACTGGAGATTGTGAATGCCTGGAAGGATGGCAAGGTGAGAGGTGGGTTACCACTTACATTATAAAACTGCTGTCTGCTTGTCCTAACTTATTTCAAACCTACACATGTCAAATCCATTTCCTCTCCATATCTTCTGGATCCTCTAActgtttaattattgttagttAACCCAGGATCAAGATcaagacgactcattggtctagtggttagtacccctgactgcgaatccatgggtcccgggttcgatccccggctgaggcgaacatcgatgtgatgagcatttggtgttgttcttaggtcttgggtgtttaaatatgtatttatatgtatatctatctataatatgtatgtatatccgttgcctagtacccaaaacacaagcttcaccagcttagcatgggactaggtcaatgggtgtgaattgtctttaaaaaaaaaaaaaaaaaaaaacgcttaaaccaatatattgtataacgtaaattaagttttttattgtagatgctttatgtatataaggatttttttattttcagttgCAATATCCGCATGACTACACAACCCCCGCCTGCACTAATGGAAGAAATACTAACAACTACAAAGTCTACTCTTCAAACTTTACCTCCCTTTACTAAAACTGTTGCCACTACCAAAACAGTTTCTTTAGAATCGACAACACCTGTGACTTATAACAGTCcaatatttactaaatatgcCACAAGTCTTAAAACTGAAGAAATTACGACCTCAACAAAAACAACTATGATAGTAGCCAATGATGCATATAGTAATGTTGCTTTACCCTCCACAACTGCTGGTGCACCAATGTCTATAGATACAACTCAGACAGTGCCAACTACCTTTGTTTACAATAGAACCGAAACCCCCACAGAAGGTACGTCGACAAACTTAACTTCTGCGCATGTAACTTCAGTTTCTCAGTCTCCATTGACTACTAAAACCATCCGAAACATCTTTATAACCACACCAATATCTTCTACGGTTTACTCTACGTCTACTCCAGCTTTGACTACTTTGAACGAAATTTCTATTACAACCGAGGCCGTTAAAAAGATTGAGACaaatacaaagtttttaaatgtttcaaaaTTTAAGCCCAAAGAAATATGGATCAAGCCGACTCAGAAAGGAATATCAACAGAATTCAAATTGAAAATTAGTCCAAACCACGAACGAATACCTATAAGAAATGGAAGTAAGAATGATTCATCATCAGAAATAACTACTCCGAGGACAATTATAGTTTCTATTATACCCACTTCAGTATCACAcgcttcatttaaaaaaattgctttgaCGACCGCCACCCACTTAGCTAGGAATACGAAAACGCAGAAAACGTACAACCAAAGTGTGGAAACTGGCTTTACAAGATCCATGGCAGCGACCCCTACTCAAGCACCCTTtacgataaaaatattaactacaCGCCAAAGAAATTTATCCACCACGAcaccaataataaaaaatgttacaaaaacaaTGATACCAAAGACGTCGTCTAAAAAAgcattaacaaaaatttcacCTGCCGCAAAACCTTCTAATATTACAAAGGTGGCTTTCACTACATCAAcactgaaaaataattcaactAACAGCATGACGAATCTTGCAATTACGAAGCAAAAATCTTTTTACAGCACTAACGCCATAGCTTTACATACTTCCACTAGTAAAGTTTCTGAAATAACAACTAGAGCGaccataaatttaaaagatgaaagaaaattcttaaaagatgaaatatttagaactcCAGAGACCTCCCATGAAACGACTactaaaagatctaaaacaACTAACATTACCGAACAAGTTAAAACTACTATTCTTGTTAAAATTCCACCAAAGAAGACTAATCTGAGAAATACAACTAAAACCATTCCTAATACAATAACAACTGAGAGTCCGTCTGAAGATGaaacatttcatattttaacagAGCCGGAGCACATCACAGCAGTCATGACCGATAAGGAGAGAGAAAAAAATTCGCTTGATCTTATTTCTGTTGTAAGTGTCGTTGGAGGTATAATGATGGCAGTTATAACAGTGGCTGTAATAATAGTTATGTTTGAAAGGTGTAGGAGGCCTAGATATGATGATATAAGGAAAATACACGATATACAGATGCGGGCTATGATGGGTAACGATGATCCGCCTCCGTATGTAAGGAGCATTTTTCATACACCATTACCAGGTTAGTaacttgttaataattttttcgtGCCTTTcgatagttttattttgttatttttatatagacacTTTATCAAAACAAGTTTTATCTCTAGTTAGGATGCTAAAGGACTAAAGTTATTAAATCATGAAACATTGTCCAATATGATACAAAATTTCAACTAAGGATCGCAAGGCCCATTAGCTCAGTTGGTTAGAGCGTCGTGCTAATAACGCGAAGGTCGCGGGTTCGATCCCCTCATGGgccacttatttttatatttttccagAGCCACCTCGTTCAGAAAAGTGTCACTATCAACCAATATCTACATTGGATAGAAACTTGAAACAATTTATGAGGCCTGTAGTAGTACAAAACATTTCACCGATAATGCTGGAAAACTTTCGaggtataattaaaattatataagttattagagtttatatttaattaatatagttatttaattatttttacttttaattcttttaaaatgaAGCCTCCTTATGTTTTAGGCATTCTTGAATGTCATTATGATCACCTACCACAAAGAAGTCTAGAAGTATCTGCTCGGTCATcaatagcgccatctattaACCATGAGGAACAACACATTCCTCGAACCTTAGCGGAGTATACCATTGACGCACTAAAATGTGAAGCTAAATTAGACATTATTGACAGTACAAATGCTGAGCCATTATACGCCGAAATCCCGTGTTGGAGGCCGCCATCTGAACACGCTGTTGAAGTTATGAATTTAAACGGAGAAGCGGTCACGGAATTATGACCGTATTGTTAGTTTAACCTTCGATCCACAGATGGCGCTAAATTAATTTCACTGTAATAGTTTACAGAACTAGTGTAAAGCCATTATAATGacataagtattatttaaattcttacGGTACAtaacagtttattaataaaagtattaaaatatcgtataaattgtttactttatcttacataatattattgttgctGCGATAGTGTCCTCGGCCTTAGGGCATATCATATcgacattacattattttattaaaaacaaaattaacagataATACGTTTAAAACATATGTCTAGAGTACTccaatcataaatatttttatgaatatcctatcgcttagattttttttataaggacaagagatttttgttttatatttattattggttACTCATAAGCATAGACGTACATGGAGTAGGAAACCGTGCCCACCCAAGGGACACCAGAGGCCCAGCCAACCCTCTAAAATAACCCTAGATTCGCCAATATTCCTTAGCCGTAGgtaggtatattttaattttaattatatggaATTTCATGAATTCGTagaattaatacatattaatttagcATTGGATTGATAAGTGATAAACGTGAGGGTCACGCGTGGGCTTATATTATCTTACGTTTCCTTTAATAACACAACtaattatcagtatatatGCAAGTTGAAATAATAACGCTCTACACAATTGTTATATGctgcataaataatattgttattaaactgaGCTATAGCTTTTTTTGctaaaaaatatcaacaaatcaaaaataaattgcatCAAAGGAACACACTATTCACAAACATTACTCCAAACAACAAGGGTCGTTAAATTTGcatcacatttatttatttaaagagagCCAcaatggcgtaacaatagggtggcagggctggcaaaatgccacgggcccccgacccaagacGGCCCCTGACCATTATGGATTcaatggatgaatgtgaagtctccaataagcattgggctagcgtggggactacagaccattccctctcgcctagaGAGGAgtcctatggccattagtgggacttatacaacgtgtaattgagtacgctgaaactttcaaagtttattaaaattaaattgagtacaacgtgacgatttttactgatacgGCCCCaacaaaagaatttgccacgggccccagatggtatagttacgctaCGCCATcagaaacatttaataaaatgttactgGTTGTCATAGAATAATCCGCGCGCGAACTTAATCAAAGACTAAACGCAATAAGAGTACTACCTAATGAGTTGCACTTACTTATTTTTTCATgatgattataaaaaatcgaGAGTCCACCTCGGGAGcaagattattttaaactcGAAAGACGAACTTAGCTGCCTTGACAAAAGatgtaatatttgaaatttgtcTGAACAAGCTCCAATTATAGGACTTCGTTCTCAAACTCATACTACTTATACTACTACGGCCCGTCtctaaaacatttaaacatacatatatttttattagtcaATAATTCCGCCGAAACCTAGTTTAGTATAAAGGATAAAAAGTTTACGATAGTAATTCAAACtactaatataattacttataCGTATagtaataatgttaataagtATATAGTATTGTAAATAGTTTATGTTTCCACCACAGTATATATAAACTATGTATATAGTGTAATTGTCCTATGTTTTAGAAGAAATAGATTGTAACTAAGACTGTAGAAAATGAATTATACATGATGTGGTGtacgtatataaataaatacatataaaatatattatggatAATTCAGAAGTTGCACAACGAGGTTGAATTATCTCATCGC from Pieris napi chromosome 3, ilPieNapi1.2, whole genome shotgun sequence includes these protein-coding regions:
- the LOC125063166 gene encoding uncharacterized protein LOC125063166 isoform X3 — encoded protein: MIVLKSWVRTKTVICVLSMLMAIVLQVTSLSGPNVCTVKQKYNITKRVKYRAPMSVRTYEWCFSIPPRCSRWKTEMRDLTRLETQERTADVAVCCPGYKMKEVSCVPICPNGKTGNKCSEECPPNKWGPNCVNNCKKCLKGTCSPITGDCECLEGWQGESCNIRMTTQPPPALMEEILTTTKSTLQTLPPFTKTVATTKTVSLESTTPVTYNSPIFTKYATSLKTEEITTSTKTTMIVANDAYSNVALPSTTAGAPMSIDTTQTVPTTFVYNRTETPTEEPEHITAVMTDKEREKNSLDLISVVSVVGGIMMAVITVAVIIVMFERCRRPRYDDIRKIHDIQMRAMMGNDDPPPYVRSIFHTPLPEPPRSEKCHYQPISTLDRNLKQFMRPVVVQNISPIMLENFRGILECHYDHLPQRSLEVSARSSIAPSINHEEQHIPRTLAEYTIDALKCEAKLDIIDSTNAEPLYAEIPCWRPPSEHAVEVMNLNGEAVTEL
- the LOC125063166 gene encoding uncharacterized protein PB18E9.04c isoform X1 → MIVLKSWVRTKTVICVLSMLMAIVLQVTSLSGPNVCTVKQKYNITKRVKYRAPMSVRTYEWCFSIPPRCSRWKTEMRDLTRLETQERTADVAVCCPGYKMKEVSCVPICPNGKTGNKCSEECPPNKWGPNCVNNCKKCLKGTCSPITGDCECLEGWQGESCNIRMTTQPPPALMEEILTTTKSTLQTLPPFTKTVATTKTVSLESTTPVTYNSPIFTKYATSLKTEEITTSTKTTMIVANDAYSNVALPSTTAGAPMSIDTTQTVPTTFVYNRTETPTEGTSTNLTSAHVTSVSQSPLTTKTIRNIFITTPISSTVYSTSTPALTTLNEISITTEAVKKIETNTKFLNVSKFKPKEIWIKPTQKGISTEFKLKISPNHERIPIRNGSKNDSSSEITTPRTIIVSIIPTSVSHASFKKIALTTATHLARNTKTQKTYNQSVETGFTRSMAATPTQAPFTIKILTTRQRNLSTTTPIIKNVTKTMIPKTSSKKALTKISPAAKPSNITKVAFTTSTLKNNSTNSMTNLAITKQKSFYSTNAIALHTSTSKVSEITTRATINLKDERKFLKDEIFRTPETSHETTTKRSKTTNITEQVKTTILVKIPPKKTNLRNTTKTIPNTITTESPSEDETFHILTEPEHITAVMTDKEREKNSLDLISVVSVVGGIMMAVITVAVIIVMFERCRRPRYDDIRKIHDIQMRAMMGNDDPPPYVRSIFHTPLPEPPRSEKCHYQPISTLDRNLKQFMRPVVVQNISPIMLENFRGILECHYDHLPQRSLEVSARSSIAPSINHEEQHIPRTLAEYTIDALKCEAKLDIIDSTNAEPLYAEIPCWRPPSEHAVEVMNLNGEAVTEL
- the LOC125063166 gene encoding uncharacterized protein PB18E9.04c isoform X2, whose protein sequence is MIVLKSWVRTKTVICVLSMLMAIVLQVTSLSGPNVCTVKQKYNITKRVKYRAPMSVRTYEWCFSIPPRCSRWKTEMRDLTRLETQERTADVAVCCPGYKMKEVSCVPICPNGKTGNKCSEECPPNKWGPNCVNNCKKCLKGTCSPITGDCECLEGWQGESCNIRMTTQPPPALMEEILTTTKSTLQTLPPFTKTVATTKTVSLESTTPVTYNSPIFTKYATSLKTEEITTSTKTTMIVANDAYSNVALPSTTAGAPMSIDTTQTVPTTFVYNRTETPTEGTSTNLTSAHVTSVSQSPLTTKTIRNIFITTPISSTVYSTSTPALTTLNEISITTEAVKKIETNTKFLNVSKFKPKEIWIKPTQKGISTEFKLKISPNHERIPIRNGSKNDSSSEITTPRTIIVSIIPTSVSHASFKKIALTTATHLARNTKTQKTYNQSVETGFTRSMAATPTQAPFTIKILTTRQRNLSTTTPIIKNVTKTMIPKTSSKKALTKISPAAKPSNITKVAFTTSTLKNNSTNSMTNLAITKQKSFYSTNAIALHTSTSKVSEITTRATINLKDERKFLKDEIFRTPETSHETTTKRSKTTNITEQVKTTILVKIPPKKTNLRNTTKTIPNTITTESPSEDETFHILTEPEHITAVMTDKEREKNSLDLISVV